The following proteins come from a genomic window of Lolium rigidum isolate FL_2022 chromosome 5, APGP_CSIRO_Lrig_0.1, whole genome shotgun sequence:
- the LOC124653943 gene encoding probable glucan endo-1,6-beta-glucosidase B — protein sequence MHRSIVVITTLALLAGAVSAWLPKEHDLAAFKGINKIRGVNFGGWLICEPWMMSDEWNNVMGCNGAASEFDCMLNNYMGSNRAAGNDKFETHWRTWINADSVESVHYVGLNTIRIPIGYWSYVDIVDKASEPFADGNRMLPYLDAVVQKAADLGIYVIIDLHGAPGGQQQDAFTGQNNKPAGFFNDYNFDRANRWISWMTRRIHTNPAYATVGMIEVLNEPVSGHDPAGRYPAPGQVPGLVQKYYPGALKAVRDAEASLGVADGNKLHVQFMSQKWDSGNARDNSAVANDQRTAFDDHNYIGFALKDGGNRDSLMRSACNDHRTVNGQAFTITGEWSMTSSVSPDDKDFFRKFFTAQQQLYEEPGMSGWIYWTWKTQLNDPRWTYSHATYLNLIPTDAAALERNVYQDICYPYR from the exons ATGCATCGTTCTATCGTTGTTATCACGACGCTCGCGCTCCTGGCCGGTGCTGTCTCGGCATGGCTTCCCAAGGAGCACGACTTGGCTGCTTTCAAGGGCATCAACAAGATCAGGGGCGTTAATTTCGGCG GTTGGCTCATCTGCGAGCCATGGATGATGAGCGACGAGTGGAACAACGTCATGGGCTGCAACGGGGCTGCCTCCGAGTTCGACTGCATGCTAAACAATTACATGGGAAGCAATCGAGCTGCCGGCAACGACAAGTTCGAGACTCACTGGAGGACTTGGATCAATGCCGACAGCGTCGAGTCAGTCCACTACGTTGGCCTGAACACGATTCGCATTCCCATCGGGTACTGGTCCTACGTGGACATTGTCGACAAGGCCAGTGAGCCCTTTGCCGACGGCAACAGGATGCTCCCATACCTGGATGCCGTTGTTCAAAAGGCTGCTGACCTTGGCATCTATGTCATCATCGATCTGCATGGGGCTCCCGGCGGGCAGCAACAAGACGCCTTTACCGGCCAGAACAACAAGCCAGCCGGTTTCTTCAACGACTACAATTTTGACCGCGCCAACAGGTGGATATCCTGGATGACGAGGCGCATCCACACAAACCCTGCCTACGCCACCGTCGGCATGATTGAGGTTCTCAACGAACCCGTCTCCGGACACGACCCGGCCGGACGGTACCCTGCCCCGGGTCAGGTTCCGGGGCTGGTCCAGAAGTACTACCCGGGCGCTCTCAAGGCGGtccgagatgccgaagcgtctcTCGGAGTGGCTGACGGCAACAAACTCCATGTGCAGTTCATGTCCCAGAAATGGGACTCAGGCAACGCGCGCGACAACTCTGCCGTGGCCAACGACCAACGCACTGCGTTCGATGACCACAACTACATTGGCTTCGCCTTGAAAGACGGGGGCAACCGGGACAGCCTCATGAGGAGTGCCTGCAATGACCATCGCACCGTGAACGGGCAGGCATTCACCATTACCGGCGAGTGGAGCATGACATCCAGCGTGAGCCCGGATGACAAAGACTTCTTCAGGAAGTTCTTCACGGCCCAACAACAGCTCTACGAggagcctgggatgagtggctggATCTACTGGACGTGGAAAACACAGTTGAATGATCCTCGATGGACCTACTCTCATGCCACGTACCTCAATCTGATCCCCACAGATGCCGCTGCCTTGGAAAGGAATGTGTATCAAGATATCTGTTACCCTTATAGATAG